Proteins encoded by one window of Lathyrus oleraceus cultivar Zhongwan6 chromosome 1, CAAS_Psat_ZW6_1.0, whole genome shotgun sequence:
- the LOC127108663 gene encoding secreted RxLR effector protein 161-like, with amino-acid sequence MGDLNYFLGLQIKKLKEGTFVCQAKYCHEFLKRFRMAVSKSIDTPMPINGNLDRDENGKDASVKICRGMIKSFLYLPTSRPDIMFSVCMCARYQSAPKESHLKVVKRILRYLNGTSKYGIWFSKGSDYSLVGYSDFDFAGCNLYRKSTSETCHLFSNSLVSWHSKKKVSISLSIAEVEYVAADSCCAQILWLK; translated from the coding sequence atgggggatTTAAATTACTTTCTTGGACTTCAAATCAAGAAACTCAAGGAAGGAACATTTGTGTGTCAAGCAAAATATTGTCACGAGTTTCTTAAACGCTTCAGAATGGCAGTTTCAAAGTCTATTGACACTCCAATGCCCATAAATGGAAACTTGGATAgagatgaaaatggtaaggatgcTAGTGTCAAAATATGTAGAGGTATGATCAAATCTTTTCTATACCTTCCTACATCTAGGCCTGATATAATGTTTAGTGTGTGCATGTGTGCTCGGTATCAATCCGCTCCCAAGGAATCACATTTAAAAGTAGTAAAGCGCATCCTTAGATACCTTAATGGTACATCTAAGTATGGAATTTGGTTTTCTAAAGGGAGTGATTATAGTTTGGTTGGTTACTCTGATTTTGATTTTGCCGGTTGCAACTTATATAGGAAAAGTACCAGTGAAACTTGCCATTTATTTTCAAACTCCCTagttagttggcatagcaagaagAAAGTCTCAATTTCTTTGTCAATTGCCGAGGTGGAATATGTTGCAGCCGatagttgttgtgctcaaattcTCTGGCTTAAATAA